One window of Cucurbita pepo subsp. pepo cultivar mu-cu-16 chromosome LG19, ASM280686v2, whole genome shotgun sequence genomic DNA carries:
- the LOC111782291 gene encoding dual specificity phosphatase Cdc25, with translation MARSISYITGTQLLSFRRMPNVAIIDVRDDERSYDGHIAGSLHYASDSFSDKISKLVQEVKGKDMLVFHCALSQVRGPSCARKLANYLEEIKEDAGIKSICVLERGFNGWEASGRPVCRCNNVPCKEGI, from the exons ATGGCTCGAAGCATTTCGTACATCACTGGAACTCAGCTCCTGTCCTTCAGACGCATGCCAAATGTTGCCATCATCGACGTTAG GGACGATGAGAGGAGTTACGATGGCCATATTGCCGGATCTCTGCACTACGCTAGTGACAGTTTCTCTGATAAGATCTCGAAGCTTGTTCAAGAAGTGAAAGGAAAAGACATGCTTGTTTTCCACTGCGCTCTTAGCCAG GTTCGTGGCCCATCTTGCGCAAGGAAGCTTGCCAACTATCTCGAGGAAATTAAGGAGGATGCTGGAATAAAAAGCATCTGTGTTCTTGAACGTGGCTTCAATGGCTGGGAAGCGTCTGGCCGACCCGTTTGTCGCTGCAACAACGTGCCTTGCAAGGAGGGGATTTAG
- the LOC111781132 gene encoding LOW QUALITY PROTEIN: E3 ubiquitin-protein ligase RZFP34-like (The sequence of the model RefSeq protein was modified relative to this genomic sequence to represent the inferred CDS: deleted 1 base in 1 codon) yields the protein MPFCLYSLCPIYSFRSFFLYMIVESGMEAWISTNGEKSLVDLGYGSFGCSHYRRRCKIRAPCCNEIFDCRHCHNEAKNSLDVDPRLRHDIPRHDIEKVICSLCDTEQDVQQHCIQCGVCMGKYYCSKCKFFDDDVSKKQYHCNECGICRVGGEENFFHCKKCGCCYSKLMENSHNCVEKAMHHNCPVCFEFLFDTMSDISVLPCGHTIHLECVKEMEQRLQYTCPVCSKSYCDLSSVWEKLDHEVASTPMPQMYQHKMVWILCNDCSEISEVNYHIVAHKCVKCKSYNTRLTQGGPSSCSPRIAQIVR from the exons ATGCCATTTTGCCTGTATTCTCTCTGCCCCATTTACAGTTTTCG gagtttttttctttatatgaTCGTGGAGAGCGGAATGGAGGCTTGGATTTCCACTAATGGCGAGAAGTCTTTGGTCGATCTCGGATATGGCAGCTTCGG GTGCTCCCATTATAGAAGGAGGTGTAAGATCAGAGCACCTTGTTGcaatgaaatatttgattgcAGGCATTGTCACAATGAAGCTAAg AATTCATTAGATGTGGATCCTCGCTTGCGCCACGACATTCCTCGCCATGATATAGAAAAA GTCATCTGTTCCTTGTGTGACACCGAACAAGAC GTGCAACAACATTGTATTCAATGTGGAGTTTGTATGGGGAAGTACTATTGTTCAAAGTGCAAGTTCTTCGACGACGAT GTTTCAAAGAAGCAGTATCACTGCAATGAATGTGGTATTTGCAG AGTAGGAGGCGAGGAGAACTTTTTCCACTGCAAAAAGTGTG GTTGTTGCTATTCAAAACTGATGGAGAACTCCCATAATTGTGTGGAAAAAGCAATGCATCATAACTGTCCTGTTTGCTTTGAG TTTCTTTTCGACACAATGAGTGACATTTCCGTTTTGCCGTGTGGACACACGATTCATCTAGAATGTGTGAAGGAGATGGAGCAACGCTTACA ATACACATGCCCTGTTTGCTCAAAATCCTACTGCGAT TTGTCGAGCGTGTGGGAAAAACTGGATCACGAG GTTGCGTCGACGCCTATGCCTCAAATGTACCAACATAAGATG GTATGGATCCTGTGCAATGACTGTAGCGAGATATCAGAGGTTAATTATCACATTGTAGCACACAAATGCGTCAAATGCAAGTCCTATAATACAAGGCTAACACAAGGAGGGccctcttcatgctctccaaggATTGCTCAAATTGTGAGATGA